A stretch of the Bacillus sp. B-jedd genome encodes the following:
- a CDS encoding Na(+)/H(+) antiporter subunit B, producing the protein MKVNNIILETSIKVLLFIITLFSVYIFTAGHYYPGGGFIGGLMTAGAIVLLLITYDIKTVSAILPVNYRILTAIGLLLAAGTSVGAMLFNVPFLTHVFTDIELPLLGEISLHTATIFDLGVYFVVVGVTMTIIQTIGEDE; encoded by the coding sequence GTGAAGGTAAATAACATCATCCTGGAAACATCCATTAAAGTGCTGCTGTTCATTATCACCCTCTTTTCCGTCTATATTTTCACCGCTGGGCATTATTATCCTGGAGGCGGCTTTATCGGGGGACTGATGACCGCCGGAGCGATTGTGCTCCTGCTCATTACCTATGATATCAAAACGGTGTCCGCCATTTTGCCGGTAAATTACCGGATTCTGACGGCAATCGGGTTGCTGCTTGCTGCAGGGACGAGCGTTGGTGCGATGCTGTTTAACGTTCCGTTTTTAACGCATGTTTTCACAGACATCGAGCTGCCGCTTTTGGGTGAGATTTCGCTGCATACCGCGACGATTTTCGACCTGGGCGTGTATTTTGTTGTTGTCGGCGTGACGATGACCATTATTCAAACGATTGGAGAGGATGAATAA
- the modB gene encoding molybdate ABC transporter permease subunit: MGNSFWAPVKLSLEVASFSTIIVLIIGVFFGQIMAKRKFKGKVLVDTIFLLPLVLPPTVVGFLLIMIFGRNSPVGQFIEWLFHQPIMFTWWAAAIASTVVAFPLMYQTARTGFEAIEEDIENAARVDGANTVSLFLFITIPLAYKSIITGAILSFARALGEFGATLMFAGNIPGKTQTLPTAIYAALDSGNMEMAWLWVGSIIAISFIMLVFVHFMRPR, from the coding sequence ATGGGAAACAGTTTCTGGGCACCAGTAAAACTATCACTCGAGGTTGCTTCTTTCTCTACAATCATTGTACTGATTATAGGGGTGTTTTTTGGCCAGATAATGGCCAAGAGGAAGTTTAAAGGAAAAGTCCTTGTCGATACGATTTTCCTTTTGCCGTTAGTTTTGCCTCCGACGGTTGTCGGATTCCTGCTGATTATGATATTTGGCCGGAATAGCCCGGTGGGGCAGTTTATCGAATGGCTTTTTCATCAGCCGATCATGTTTACATGGTGGGCGGCAGCTATCGCCTCTACGGTCGTTGCCTTCCCGCTCATGTATCAAACGGCCAGAACAGGATTTGAGGCAATTGAAGAGGATATCGAGAATGCTGCCAGGGTGGACGGTGCCAATACGGTGAGTTTATTCTTGTTTATTACGATTCCACTCGCCTATAAGTCGATAATTACAGGTGCAATTCTGAGCTTTGCGAGAGCTCTGGGCGAATTCGGGGCGACACTCATGTTCGCGGGGAATATTCCGGGCAAAACCCAAACCCTCCCAACTGCCATATATGCAGCGCTCGATTCGGGAAACATGGAAATGGCCTGGCTCTGGGTCGGAAGCATCATCGCCATTTCATTCATCATGCTGGTGTTTGTCCATTTCATGCGGCCCAGATAA
- a CDS encoding Na+/H+ antiporter subunit A, which translates to MSLLHLAIVSPLLLAIFIPFFYKYINRVHTGWFVLPLPILLFGYFLSFLPKTANQKTIMETLSWIPSLGINFTAKVDGLGLLFALLITGIGGLVVLYSIFYLAKDKEKLNTFYVYLLLFMGAMLGVVCSDNLIVLYAFWELTSFSSFLLIGYWYGRDKSRYGAQKSMLITVFGGLAMLGGIILLYIMTGTFSITEIISKSAGIFENPLFIPALLCILLGAFTKSAQFPFYIWLPDAMEAPTPVSAYLHSATMVKAGIYLVARFTPVFGESGLWFWLVGGVGLLTLIWGSVFAVKQTDLKGILAFSTVSQLGLIMSLLGVGAAALHFESLDDNIFTVAVTAAIFHLINHATFKGSLFMAAGIIDHETGTRDIRRLGGLMHIMPVTFTISIIGAFSMAGIPPFNGFLSKEMFFKAMVQVTKSDLFNLETVGILFPIIAWVASVFTFVYSMVLVFRTFTGKYQPEKLEQKPHEAPIGMLISPIILVALVIVFGLFPNLLSQSLISPAMSAILGSGEGFDVHISFWHGFNTELFMTIGVVALGFLLFKTTRKWTKLYGSLPEKLTLNRFYDQLVERAQTGAGKLTNTYMTGAIRSYLVYIFAFFIVILSVTLIWKNAFTVDTINRSPIGIYEIVLVLFIVVGSISILFAKSRMTSIILLGSVGYTVSLFYVLFRAPDLALTQLVIETISVALFLVCFYHLPKLRKHETRMRFRLTNAMISIGVGAIVAAIALSAHSSKQFQSISQYYVENTYEKAAGKNMVNVILVDFRGFDTLFEITVLAIASLGIYGLIKLRSNRGEKSEGK; encoded by the coding sequence TTGTCTTTATTGCATTTGGCGATTGTTTCGCCGCTGCTTTTGGCTATTTTCATCCCATTTTTTTATAAATACATCAACCGGGTGCATACGGGCTGGTTCGTTTTGCCTTTGCCAATATTATTATTTGGCTATTTCCTTTCCTTCTTGCCAAAAACAGCTAACCAAAAAACCATAATGGAAACCTTGAGCTGGATCCCATCCTTAGGGATCAACTTCACCGCGAAAGTGGACGGGCTTGGCTTATTGTTCGCCCTGTTAATCACGGGAATCGGCGGGCTGGTCGTCCTTTACTCAATCTTCTATCTAGCAAAAGACAAAGAAAAGCTAAATACGTTCTATGTGTATTTGCTGCTTTTTATGGGTGCGATGCTTGGAGTCGTCTGTTCGGATAACCTGATTGTCCTGTACGCGTTCTGGGAGCTCACAAGTTTTTCTTCGTTTTTATTGATTGGCTACTGGTATGGCCGTGACAAATCACGGTATGGGGCGCAAAAATCGATGCTGATCACCGTCTTCGGCGGGCTTGCCATGCTGGGCGGCATCATCCTTTTATACATAATGACAGGCACATTCAGTATTACTGAAATCATTTCAAAATCGGCAGGCATATTCGAAAATCCTTTATTCATTCCTGCCTTGCTGTGCATTTTGCTCGGGGCGTTCACGAAATCGGCGCAATTCCCATTTTATATCTGGCTTCCTGACGCGATGGAAGCGCCTACACCAGTCAGTGCGTATTTGCATTCGGCAACAATGGTGAAAGCGGGAATTTATCTCGTCGCCCGGTTTACCCCCGTGTTCGGGGAAAGCGGCCTATGGTTTTGGCTCGTTGGCGGAGTGGGGCTGCTCACGTTAATATGGGGCTCTGTTTTTGCCGTAAAACAAACAGACTTGAAGGGGATTCTGGCCTTCTCGACGGTCAGCCAGCTTGGCCTCATCATGTCCCTGCTTGGCGTAGGGGCAGCCGCGCTTCACTTCGAGTCGCTTGACGACAATATCTTTACGGTTGCGGTTACGGCTGCAATCTTCCATTTGATCAACCATGCTACCTTCAAGGGGAGCCTGTTCATGGCTGCCGGGATCATTGACCATGAAACAGGGACGCGGGACATCCGCAGGCTTGGGGGGCTAATGCACATCATGCCGGTCACCTTTACGATTTCGATCATTGGCGCCTTCTCGATGGCCGGGATTCCGCCGTTTAATGGTTTTTTGAGCAAAGAGATGTTCTTTAAGGCTATGGTGCAGGTGACAAAATCAGACCTTTTCAATCTAGAAACTGTGGGGATCTTATTCCCGATTATTGCCTGGGTTGCCAGTGTGTTCACGTTTGTCTACAGCATGGTTCTTGTCTTTAGGACATTCACAGGCAAGTACCAGCCAGAAAAATTGGAGCAGAAACCGCATGAAGCACCGATCGGCATGCTGATTTCGCCAATTATTCTCGTAGCGCTTGTCATTGTTTTCGGGCTTTTCCCGAATCTGCTGTCACAAAGCTTGATTTCACCGGCTATGTCAGCCATTTTGGGCAGCGGGGAAGGATTTGATGTCCATATCTCCTTCTGGCATGGCTTCAACACCGAGCTGTTCATGACGATTGGAGTCGTCGCGCTTGGCTTTCTCCTTTTCAAAACAACCCGGAAGTGGACAAAGCTATATGGAAGCCTTCCGGAAAAGCTGACGCTGAACCGTTTCTACGATCAGCTTGTGGAGCGGGCGCAGACAGGCGCTGGCAAACTCACAAATACGTATATGACCGGTGCCATCCGATCATATCTTGTTTATATTTTTGCATTTTTCATCGTCATTTTATCTGTGACTCTCATCTGGAAAAATGCTTTCACAGTCGATACAATCAACCGGTCTCCAATCGGCATATACGAAATCGTCCTTGTCTTGTTTATCGTCGTGGGCTCAATCAGCATTCTTTTTGCAAAATCAAGAATGACCTCGATTATTCTGCTCGGTTCGGTTGGCTATACGGTTTCCTTATTCTATGTGCTTTTCAGGGCACCGGATCTGGCGCTGACTCAGCTTGTCATTGAAACGATTTCTGTCGCGCTCTTCCTTGTTTGTTTTTATCATCTGCCAAAACTGCGCAAGCATGAGACAAGGATGAGGTTCAGGCTAACGAACGCGATGATCTCCATCGGTGTCGGTGCAATCGTGGCCGCAATCGCGCTTTCGGCGCACAGCTCCAAACAATTCCAGTCCATCTCCCAGTATTACGTGGAGAATACGTATGAAAAAGCCGCAGGCAAAAACATGGTCAACGTCATCCTCGTTGATTTCCGCGGCTTTGACACCCTTTTTGAAATAACCGTGCTTGCGATTGCGTCTTTGGGAATTTACGGATTGATTAAATTGAGGTCGAATAGGGGGGAGAAGAGTGAAGGTAAATAA
- a CDS encoding Na(+)/H(+) antiporter subunit C has translation MEILMAVVIGILFMTATYLMLSRSLLRIIVGTGLLSHGAHLLILTMGGLKRGAAPILRDNVEQYTDPLPQALILTAIVISFGVTAFFLVLAYRSYQELGTDNVEEMRGSNHND, from the coding sequence ATGGAAATTTTAATGGCGGTTGTCATTGGCATTTTATTTATGACTGCTACATATTTAATGCTCTCCAGAAGCCTGTTGCGCATCATCGTCGGAACGGGGCTGCTGAGCCATGGCGCGCATTTGCTCATCCTGACGATGGGAGGGCTGAAAAGGGGAGCCGCTCCGATTTTGCGTGACAATGTGGAACAGTATACAGATCCTCTGCCCCAGGCGCTGATTTTGACGGCAATTGTCATCAGCTTTGGGGTGACGGCCTTTTTCCTCGTTTTGGCCTATCGGTCATATCAGGAATTGGGGACGGATAATGTGGAAGAAATGAGAGGCTCTAACCATAATGACTAA
- a CDS encoding Na(+)/H(+) antiporter subunit F1 produces the protein MLDIVIRIALLCCSLAMLGLIYRVIKGPSTADRVIALDAIGVNLVAITALFSMIRKSSTFLEVILLIGILAFIGTVAFAKYLERGEIIENERNR, from the coding sequence ATGCTGGATATTGTCATTCGAATCGCGCTTTTATGCTGCTCACTCGCGATGCTCGGGCTCATCTACCGGGTCATTAAAGGGCCTTCGACAGCAGACCGTGTCATCGCCCTCGATGCCATCGGCGTCAACCTTGTTGCAATCACCGCATTATTTTCGATGATTAGGAAAAGCAGCACCTTTCTTGAAGTCATCCTGCTGATCGGGATCCTTGCTTTTATCGGGACAGTCGCCTTTGCAAAATATTTGGAAAGGGGAGAAATAATCGAAAATGAGCGTAATCGTTAA
- a CDS encoding globin-coupled sensor protein has protein sequence MVMKANESLPAHLQSAVFSTHAVEEAEINVILKTEDFSDLSNQLAMIQLNKRDLAHAKLIQPFVKEHLEAIAINYYAEIQKEASLLKIIKDHSTVDRLRETLKKHIYELFDGKIDEGFILQRNRIAHVHVRIGLKTKWYMAAFQSLFTTIITILEQKIVNKNELIIAINVVAKLLNLEQQLVLEAYEQENERIKQEEQRKKKIHERIAQTAEELSAVTEQTSASVNSLAEKTDNMVDMSVAGVKSAKEVESRSLLGLDKIQEHLSQINNISEHTNSINCEMDKLKNISNKIDEVANIVKKIADTTHILGMNATIEAAHAGKSGAGFSVIANEVKKLAAQTQKNVADVSILVTETHAQISTVANMNIEVSKLVHNGMRQMSEITEFFTRILSEIQMTKEQTGQMEKELVYFATYFEEINRAVSHLASTADVLTQILADI, from the coding sequence ATGGTTATGAAAGCAAACGAATCATTACCGGCTCATCTTCAATCAGCGGTATTCTCCACTCATGCAGTAGAGGAAGCAGAAATAAACGTGATTCTTAAAACAGAAGATTTTTCTGACTTATCCAATCAATTGGCTATGATTCAGCTAAATAAAAGGGACTTAGCTCATGCAAAGCTTATTCAACCATTTGTAAAAGAACATTTGGAGGCCATTGCAATCAACTACTATGCTGAAATTCAAAAGGAAGCCTCTTTATTAAAAATTATCAAAGATCATAGTACAGTGGATAGATTGAGGGAAACATTAAAAAAACATATTTATGAACTTTTTGATGGGAAAATTGATGAGGGTTTTATTTTGCAAAGAAACAGAATTGCCCATGTCCATGTACGTATAGGATTAAAGACCAAATGGTATATGGCCGCTTTTCAAAGCCTTTTTACTACAATAATCACTATTTTAGAACAGAAAATAGTAAATAAGAATGAACTAATTATAGCGATTAATGTGGTTGCAAAACTACTTAACCTTGAACAGCAGCTTGTATTGGAAGCCTATGAACAAGAAAATGAACGAATTAAGCAAGAGGAACAAAGAAAGAAAAAGATTCATGAAAGGATTGCCCAAACAGCAGAAGAACTTTCAGCAGTTACAGAGCAAACTAGCGCTTCCGTCAACTCACTGGCGGAGAAAACTGATAACATGGTCGATATGTCCGTAGCAGGTGTAAAATCTGCAAAGGAAGTGGAATCCCGATCCCTTCTCGGGCTAGATAAAATTCAAGAACACCTTTCACAAATAAATAATATTTCGGAGCATACTAATTCGATTAATTGTGAAATGGATAAATTAAAGAATATATCGAATAAAATTGATGAAGTTGCAAATATTGTTAAAAAAATCGCTGATACCACTCATATCTTAGGGATGAATGCGACCATCGAAGCTGCTCATGCAGGAAAATCCGGAGCCGGTTTTTCTGTAATTGCCAATGAGGTTAAGAAGCTTGCTGCTCAAACTCAGAAAAATGTGGCAGATGTCAGTATACTAGTTACAGAAACGCATGCTCAAATATCAACTGTCGCTAACATGAATATTGAAGTAAGCAAATTAGTGCATAATGGCATGCGGCAAATGAGTGAAATTACCGAATTTTTCACGCGGATCTTATCCGAGATACAAATGACCAAAGAACAGACTGGACAGATGGAAAAAGAGTTAGTGTACTTTGCTACATATTTCGAGGAAATTAATCGTGCCGTCAGCCATTTGGCAAGTACGGCAGACGTTTTGACACAAATCTTAGCCGATATATAA
- a CDS encoding Na+/H+ antiporter subunit D has protein sequence MTNLIILPIVIPLLTGVILIFLSKSIPAQRIVAALSSIAMMAVSFIIVQKVRNDGVQSLNISSWEAPFGITLVSDMLAAMLVLTTSIIAFLCLVYSFKSIGEEREKYYYYPVFNFLLVGVNGAFTTGDIFNMFVFFEVMLMSSYVLLSLGGTKIQLRESIKYLLVNIISSALFVIAVAYLYSVVGTLNMAHISSRISEISSGGMPGILTVIGVLFFIVFGLKGAIFPLYFWMPGSYYAPPAPVLALFGALLTKVGVYAITRTFTLFFYQDSGFLSQLLAGLALFSVVAGVIGAIAYWDLKKIIIYNIIVAVGVILYGVSLMNESALMGAVSYLIHDMIIKAALFLLVGIMIAITGTSNLKKISGLIAKYPGLGWTFFIAALALAGIPPLSGFIGKLLIVQGGVEGKSYLGAGLVLMSSLLVLFSVMKIFINGFWGQPRTFEGEEKAPVKWLLIFPAALVALSALYGIGTETVLPYISQAADTLMNPDIYINAVLKE, from the coding sequence ATGACTAACTTAATCATTTTACCAATTGTTATCCCCTTGCTTACGGGGGTCATCTTAATTTTTCTTAGCAAAAGTATACCCGCGCAGCGTATCGTCGCCGCCCTTTCTTCGATTGCCATGATGGCGGTTTCCTTCATCATCGTGCAAAAAGTCCGCAATGACGGAGTGCAATCGCTGAATATAAGCAGCTGGGAAGCCCCCTTCGGAATTACGCTTGTTTCTGATATGCTGGCGGCAATGCTCGTGCTCACCACAAGCATCATCGCCTTCCTCTGCCTCGTTTATTCGTTTAAATCAATCGGGGAGGAAAGGGAGAAGTATTACTATTATCCGGTTTTCAACTTTTTGCTAGTAGGGGTGAATGGGGCGTTCACAACCGGTGACATCTTTAACATGTTCGTCTTTTTCGAGGTCATGCTCATGTCATCTTATGTCCTGCTTTCGCTTGGAGGGACGAAAATCCAGCTGCGCGAATCAATCAAATATCTGCTCGTGAATATTATTTCATCAGCTTTGTTTGTTATAGCGGTCGCTTATTTATACTCGGTCGTTGGGACGCTCAATATGGCCCATATTTCCTCAAGGATCAGTGAAATCAGTTCTGGCGGAATGCCCGGTATTTTGACAGTGATCGGAGTATTGTTTTTCATCGTCTTTGGGCTGAAAGGGGCGATCTTTCCGCTTTACTTCTGGATGCCTGGCTCCTATTACGCTCCGCCTGCACCGGTTCTCGCTCTTTTCGGGGCGCTGCTGACAAAAGTAGGCGTGTATGCGATTACGAGGACGTTCACCCTGTTCTTTTATCAGGACAGCGGCTTCCTGTCGCAGCTGCTGGCCGGCCTGGCCCTTTTTTCAGTCGTGGCGGGAGTCATCGGGGCGATTGCTTATTGGGATTTGAAGAAGATTATTATTTACAACATTATCGTTGCCGTCGGAGTGATTTTGTACGGGGTATCGCTGATGAACGAATCTGCTTTAATGGGGGCTGTTTCGTATCTCATTCATGACATGATCATCAAAGCGGCGCTCTTTTTGCTCGTTGGCATCATGATTGCGATTACTGGAACGAGCAATCTGAAGAAAATCAGCGGCTTGATCGCCAAGTACCCCGGTCTTGGCTGGACCTTCTTCATTGCCGCGCTGGCACTGGCCGGCATTCCGCCGTTAAGCGGCTTTATCGGGAAACTCCTCATCGTCCAAGGGGGCGTTGAAGGGAAAAGCTATTTAGGCGCGGGGCTTGTCCTAATGTCGAGCCTGCTCGTCCTTTTTTCGGTCATGAAAATATTCATCAATGGATTTTGGGGGCAGCCCCGTACATTTGAGGGTGAAGAAAAAGCTCCTGTAAAATGGCTTCTCATCTTCCCAGCGGCATTAGTGGCGCTATCCGCCCTGTACGGGATAGGGACGGAAACTGTTTTGCCGTATATTTCACAGGCAGCCGACACGTTAATGAATCCTGACATTTACATTAACGCTGTCTTAAAGGAGTGA
- a CDS encoding FMN-dependent NADH-azoreductase, with translation MNVLVVKANNRPASDAVSSKMYEAFMKNLEGVNVTTFDVFAEDMPYFGQDLFNAFAKLQSGEELTDIEQRILAAKQKAMDALTAADVVVFAFPLWNLTIPATLQTFIDYVYQAGYSFKYDENGQLVPLLTDKKMIILSARGGIYSEGPAAAMEMSVNYIKNVVGGVFGMQIIDEVVIEGHAAAPDQAGAIIAEGLEKVREAAKNLSAVAV, from the coding sequence ATGAACGTTCTTGTTGTAAAAGCAAATAACAGACCGGCTTCTGATGCTGTATCAAGCAAGATGTATGAAGCTTTCATGAAAAACCTGGAAGGAGTTAATGTAACAACTTTTGATGTTTTCGCGGAAGATATGCCCTACTTTGGCCAGGATCTATTTAATGCATTTGCGAAGCTTCAATCTGGCGAAGAGCTTACAGATATTGAACAGCGTATTTTGGCGGCAAAGCAAAAAGCAATGGATGCTTTAACAGCTGCAGATGTGGTTGTGTTTGCATTCCCGTTATGGAACCTAACTATCCCTGCAACGCTTCAAACCTTCATTGATTATGTGTATCAGGCGGGTTATTCTTTCAAATATGATGAAAACGGCCAATTAGTCCCACTTTTGACTGACAAAAAGATGATCATCCTAAGCGCACGCGGCGGCATCTATTCGGAAGGTCCGGCGGCGGCAATGGAAATGTCTGTTAACTACATTAAGAATGTAGTTGGCGGTGTGTTCGGTATGCAAATTATCGATGAAGTTGTCATCGAAGGCCATGCCGCGGCGCCAGATCAAGCTGGGGCCATTATAGCTGAAGGCTTGGAGAAAGTGAGAGAAGCTGCAAAAAACCTTTCTGCAGTGGCTGTATAA
- a CDS encoding AAC(3) family N-acetyltransferase codes for MYTKHDLLNHLKELGIDENGTLLVHSSMKSIGQVEGGADTVLDALSEYMKNGLLVFPTHTWSYINAENPRFYVKDSPSCVGVLTEQFRKRPGVVRSWHPTHSVAALGKGAQEVIAGNEQFDTPCARESSWGKLLDQKATILLIGVDLRRCTYIHGVEEWLDIPGRLTDAHEMLYTILPDKTEISTPQRRHIGHTSEKYDRVEDIFLTNQVMYKGKFGDATVRVCDTVKMTDLLYQLLKEKPELFS; via the coding sequence ATGTACACGAAACATGATTTATTAAATCATCTTAAAGAATTGGGGATTGACGAAAATGGAACATTACTTGTTCATTCGTCAATGAAAAGTATCGGGCAGGTAGAGGGTGGAGCGGATACTGTACTTGATGCGCTTTCAGAATATATGAAAAATGGCCTTTTGGTTTTTCCTACCCATACATGGTCGTATATTAATGCGGAAAATCCTCGGTTTTATGTCAAAGACTCACCATCTTGTGTTGGGGTACTAACAGAACAGTTTCGAAAACGTCCAGGGGTTGTTCGCTCATGGCATCCAACACATTCGGTAGCTGCCTTGGGAAAAGGGGCACAAGAAGTTATTGCGGGTAATGAACAATTTGACACACCTTGTGCACGAGAATCAAGTTGGGGGAAATTACTCGACCAGAAGGCAACCATCTTGTTAATCGGAGTCGATTTACGAAGATGTACATACATTCATGGAGTCGAGGAATGGCTTGATATACCAGGTCGATTGACCGATGCTCACGAAATGCTTTACACAATATTACCGGACAAAACGGAAATTTCCACACCGCAAAGAAGACATATTGGTCATACCTCCGAAAAATACGATCGGGTTGAAGATATTTTTCTAACTAATCAAGTTATGTACAAAGGGAAATTCGGTGATGCAACAGTAAGAGTATGTGACACAGTAAAAATGACAGACTTGCTATATCAATTGCTAAAAGAAAAACCAGAATTGTTTTCTTGA
- the mnhG gene encoding monovalent cation/H(+) antiporter subunit G: MSVIVNFLIGFFVLAGAFLCLIATFGVIRLPDVYTRNHAASKATTLGVMSILLGTFLYFYAFLDHFNSRLILGFVFIFMTSPVSGHLINRAAYNSGIKLWDRSVRDDLKEYNEQVLKKDKL, translated from the coding sequence ATGAGCGTAATCGTTAATTTTCTCATTGGTTTTTTCGTCCTGGCCGGTGCTTTCCTTTGCTTGATCGCGACATTCGGGGTCATCAGGCTCCCTGACGTCTATACACGGAACCATGCGGCATCCAAAGCTACGACACTGGGTGTTATGTCCATTCTGCTTGGAACCTTTTTGTACTTTTATGCCTTCCTTGACCATTTCAATTCAAGGCTGATCCTCGGCTTTGTATTCATTTTTATGACATCGCCCGTTTCCGGCCATTTAATCAACCGAGCCGCTTACAACTCAGGCATAAAACTGTGGGACCGGAGCGTCAGAGATGATTTGAAGGAATATAATGAACAGGTCTTGAAGAAAGATAAATTGTAA
- a CDS encoding Na+/H+ antiporter subunit E produces MAFQILLNIFLAFLWMFIKVSADPISFIKGYLFGLLIIFVLRRFFKSRFYLFRIWSFVKLTLIFFRELILSNIAIVKIVLKPKLDMSPGIFALETDLTEDWQITLLSSLITLTPGTLVISVSDDNKILFVHAMDIGEIETEISNIKNTFERAILEVSR; encoded by the coding sequence TTGGCCTTTCAAATATTATTAAATATCTTCCTAGCGTTTTTATGGATGTTCATCAAGGTTTCTGCCGACCCGATCAGTTTTATTAAAGGATACTTATTTGGTCTGCTGATCATATTTGTCCTGAGGCGTTTTTTCAAAAGCCGATTCTATTTGTTCAGGATTTGGTCTTTTGTAAAGCTGACCCTGATCTTTTTCAGGGAGCTCATCTTATCAAATATTGCCATTGTCAAAATTGTGCTTAAGCCAAAACTGGACATGAGCCCAGGCATCTTTGCGCTAGAGACCGATTTGACGGAGGACTGGCAAATCACCCTTCTATCGAGTTTGATTACACTGACGCCGGGGACGCTCGTCATTTCCGTTTCAGATGACAACAAGATATTATTCGTCCACGCCATGGATATTGGCGAAATAGAAACGGAAATAAGTAATATTAAAAATACGTTCGAACGGGCGATTTTGGAGGTGAGCCGCTGA
- the modA gene encoding molybdate ABC transporter substrate-binding protein, with protein MNKVYLLFFSLIVLLIAAAGCSANGQTQNKQKPAIEKVELTVSAAASLQDALAEIKAGFEKEHPTITLNFNFGGSGALQQQITQGAPVDLFFSAAEDKFQTLVKDGLIEKESGRNLLGNDLVLVVPKDSEKGIKAFEDLLKAGKIALGTPESVPAGKYGKETLENLKVWNSIEDKIVFAKDVRQVLTYVETGNVDAGIVYKTDAKASEKVEIAATAGDETHAPIIYPVGIIKNTPHPKEAKLIFEYLQNSDAMKIFEEYGFKGLN; from the coding sequence ATGAATAAAGTTTACCTTTTATTTTTTTCACTCATAGTTCTGTTGATTGCGGCAGCCGGATGCTCGGCCAATGGACAGACTCAGAATAAACAGAAACCGGCCATCGAAAAAGTGGAACTGACAGTTTCTGCCGCAGCCAGCTTACAGGATGCTTTAGCAGAAATTAAAGCAGGATTCGAAAAAGAGCACCCAACAATTACTTTGAACTTTAACTTTGGAGGTTCTGGCGCACTCCAGCAGCAAATCACCCAGGGAGCACCGGTCGATCTCTTCTTCTCGGCCGCTGAAGATAAATTCCAGACGTTGGTCAAGGATGGATTGATTGAAAAAGAAAGCGGGAGGAATCTGCTTGGCAATGACCTTGTCCTCGTCGTGCCGAAGGACTCGGAAAAAGGGATTAAAGCCTTTGAAGACCTGCTGAAAGCTGGCAAAATTGCCCTTGGTACTCCCGAATCCGTACCTGCCGGAAAATACGGAAAAGAAACATTGGAAAATTTGAAGGTTTGGAATAGTATTGAAGACAAGATTGTATTCGCGAAGGATGTCCGCCAGGTCCTTACCTATGTTGAGACAGGAAATGTGGACGCTGGAATCGTCTATAAGACAGATGCCAAGGCTTCCGAAAAAGTGGAAATAGCCGCCACCGCGGGGGATGAGACGCATGCACCAATCATTTATCCCGTCGGTATTATTAAAAACACTCCACACCCAAAAGAAGCGAAGCTTATCTTTGAATATCTGCAAAACAGCGATGCGATGAAGATTTTTGAAGAGTATGGGTTTAAAGGACTGAATTAA
- a CDS encoding twin-arginine translocase TatA/TatE family subunit, whose protein sequence is MLSNIGVPGMILILVVALIVFGPQKMPEIGRALGRSIREFKRASEGLTDEIKKEIAKDDKEQNTK, encoded by the coding sequence ATGCTATCAAATATCGGTGTACCTGGGATGATATTAATCCTTGTCGTGGCGCTAATCGTGTTCGGCCCTCAAAAAATGCCGGAAATCGGCCGCGCATTGGGGAGGTCCATCCGTGAATTCAAACGGGCTTCCGAAGGGCTGACGGATGAGATAAAAAAAGAGATTGCTAAAGATGATAAAGAGCAAAATACCAAATAA